One window of the Desulforegulaceae bacterium genome contains the following:
- a CDS encoding IscA/HesB family protein: MFKVTNPAQTEIAAYFADKELKPLRVFLHPGSCAGPELLMSIDEKKEGDKSFKINGIEFVIEEKLLKDVNPVEIDYLETGFKISSSLKADLGCSGCSGGCGV; the protein is encoded by the coding sequence ATCCAGCACAAACTGAAATAGCGGCTTATTTTGCAGATAAAGAACTTAAACCTCTAAGGGTTTTTTTGCACCCTGGAAGCTGTGCAGGGCCTGAGCTTTTAATGTCTATTGATGAAAAAAAAGAAGGGGATAAAAGTTTTAAAATTAATGGAATAGAGTTTGTTATTGAAGAAAAACTTCTTAAAGATGTAAATCCTGTGGAAATAGATTATTTGGAAACAGGGTTTAAAATAAGCTCTTCTTTAAAAGCAGATCTGGGGTGTTCCGGCTGTTCTGGAGGCTGCGGGGTTTAA
- the recJ gene encoding single-stranded-DNA-specific exonuclease RecJ: MQKSLWNTLKPPADQINKIQKTTGLSFLASTLLANRNISSLKDLKSFLYPDIKKITPPWEIKDIEKACSRILKAIINNENILIYGDYDADGITSIAILYKFLKPYVKNLFYFIPHREKDGYGFKSKFVDSFKKKQVSLIITVDCGSSDKEAIDYAKSQGIDTIVTDHHQIPEIPENAHSVVNPWRKDCSSGLTHLAGAGVAFYLLIQLRKTMRENNFFNKKKEPSLNSYLWLCAIGTIADVVPLIKENRIFAKYGLDYLKTTNDKLPKLILQSWNLDKNSISSQDIAFYFAPRLNSAGRLSDAKICVELFLSSDSNEIISICNNLDRLNEERKKQENLIVEDIEKQMTPKDLKNKILLFISEKWAPGVLGTAASKITRKYNRPSILLSKKDSFVKGSARSIKNISIYDLIVSQNNYLENFGGHSQAAGLSLDFKNYNEFSKSLIDYSNKNILPASLTPVHQAEDVITFDQLLPNFLKELDILEPFGQSNPYPLFIAKNLIIQSRTKIKEIHSRLELFQPGCVNQNKMTGFIFNSKENPPSHLNQVLIKAVEDRYTKNKFNLLIEAWE; this comes from the coding sequence ATGCAAAAATCTTTATGGAATACATTAAAGCCCCCTGCAGATCAGATAAATAAAATTCAAAAGACCACAGGGCTTAGCTTTCTTGCTTCAACACTTCTTGCAAATAGAAATATATCTTCACTAAAAGATTTAAAATCATTTCTTTATCCTGATATTAAAAAAATCACTCCCCCCTGGGAAATAAAAGACATAGAAAAAGCCTGTTCCAGAATATTAAAAGCCATAATCAACAATGAAAATATTTTAATTTACGGAGATTATGATGCTGACGGGATAACTTCAATTGCTATTTTATACAAATTTTTAAAACCCTATGTTAAAAATCTTTTTTACTTTATTCCCCACAGGGAAAAAGACGGGTACGGGTTTAAATCAAAATTTGTTGATTCTTTTAAAAAAAAGCAGGTAAGTCTTATAATAACAGTTGACTGCGGCTCTTCAGACAAAGAGGCCATAGACTATGCAAAAAGTCAGGGAATTGACACAATAGTAACCGATCACCACCAAATCCCTGAAATTCCTGAAAATGCCCATTCAGTAGTAAATCCATGGAGAAAAGACTGCAGCTCCGGGCTCACCCATCTTGCAGGAGCAGGAGTGGCTTTTTATCTTTTAATTCAGCTTAGAAAAACCATGAGGGAAAACAATTTCTTTAACAAAAAAAAAGAACCTTCTTTAAACTCCTACCTATGGCTGTGTGCAATAGGAACCATTGCAGACGTTGTTCCCCTTATAAAAGAAAACAGAATCTTTGCTAAATACGGGCTTGATTATTTAAAAACCACCAATGACAAACTTCCAAAACTGATTTTACAATCATGGAACCTTGACAAAAACTCTATTTCTTCCCAGGATATTGCTTTTTATTTTGCACCAAGACTTAACTCTGCAGGAAGACTGTCTGATGCAAAAATCTGTGTTGAGCTTTTTTTATCATCTGATTCAAATGAAATAATTTCTATCTGCAACAATCTTGACAGGCTTAACGAAGAAAGAAAAAAACAGGAAAATTTAATTGTAGAAGATATAGAAAAACAAATGACTCCAAAAGATTTGAAAAATAAAATTCTTTTATTTATCTCAGAAAAATGGGCACCCGGAGTCCTTGGAACAGCAGCATCAAAAATAACAAGAAAATACAATAGACCATCTATACTTTTGAGCAAAAAAGATTCTTTTGTTAAGGGGTCGGCAAGAAGTATAAAAAACATTTCAATTTATGATCTTATAGTTTCACAAAACAATTACCTTGAAAACTTTGGAGGCCATTCTCAGGCAGCAGGTCTTTCACTGGATTTTAAAAACTACAATGAATTTTCAAAATCCTTGATAGATTATTCAAACAAAAACATTTTACCAGCCAGTCTTACCCCGGTTCATCAGGCAGAAGATGTAATTACTTTTGATCAACTCCTGCCAAATTTTTTAAAAGAACTGGATATTCTTGAGCCCTTTGGACAATCAAACCCCTATCCACTTTTTATTGCAAAAAACTTAATAATCCAATCAAGAACAAAAATAAAAGAAATCCATTCAAGACTTGAGCTTTTTCAGCCAGGATGTGTTAATCAAAACAAAATGACAGGGTTTATCTTCAACTCTAAAGAAAACCCTCCGTCTCATTTAAATCAGGTTTTAATAAAAGCTGTAGAAGATAGATATACAAAAAACAAATTCAATCTTTTAATTGAAGCCTGGGAATAA
- a CDS encoding DUF4911 domain-containing protein has product MGNCELVELKIEKKDIALLKFIFEAYEGAGLTTTLDASLGKVAVITPPGFREEVFEILHSLKNTINFKIV; this is encoded by the coding sequence ATGGGTAATTGTGAGTTGGTTGAACTTAAAATTGAAAAAAAAGATATAGCTCTTTTAAAGTTTATATTTGAGGCCTACGAAGGAGCCGGGCTTACAACCACCCTTGATGCATCTTTGGGTAAAGTTGCTGTGATTACTCCTCCGGGCTTTAGAGAAGAAGTTTTTGAGATTTTACATTCTTTAAAAAATACAATAAATTTTAAAATAGTGTGA
- the miaB gene encoding tRNA (N6-isopentenyl adenosine(37)-C2)-methylthiotransferase MiaB: MKSVYIFTLGCQMNVYDSEQILRLLHPLGYSYVDDPEKADLVILNTCSIRQKAFDKGFSFLGRVKKRKKLGDHVLIGVGGCVAQQEGEKIIKRAPYVDFVFGTSSIHRLPQIVKRAEQGEKVSDISEKEEIIETGSNPNLPDELTPSGFVSIMRGCNNFCTYCIVPFVRGREKSRNPDEIISEIKRRALKGMKEITLLGQNVNSYGKSGGMPDFPDLLYLVSEIEEIERIRFATSHPKDLSSKLVDCFKNIEKLCRHFHIPVQAGSDKILSAMNRKYSVKDYLEKIAALRKACPGIELSTDIIVGFPGETEAEFNQTLNLLKEVSYDNVFAFAYSDRPGTKASSFEDKIELKIKKERLNKLLDIQKEITKKKNMDFQDKIVSVLVERQSCQENKLSLSGRTFGNRIVHLQEDLGSLDEIKLFKGKIVDVKIKKTLGHSLKGELLETF, translated from the coding sequence ATGAAATCAGTTTATATTTTTACTTTGGGATGCCAGATGAATGTTTATGATTCTGAGCAGATTCTTCGTCTTCTTCATCCCCTTGGATATTCTTATGTAGATGATCCTGAAAAAGCGGATCTTGTTATTTTAAATACCTGTTCAATAAGACAAAAAGCTTTTGATAAGGGATTTAGTTTTCTTGGAAGGGTGAAGAAAAGAAAAAAGCTTGGTGATCATGTTTTAATTGGAGTTGGGGGATGTGTTGCCCAGCAGGAAGGTGAAAAAATTATTAAAAGAGCTCCCTATGTTGATTTTGTATTTGGGACCTCATCAATTCACAGGCTTCCTCAAATTGTAAAAAGAGCAGAACAAGGGGAAAAAGTTTCAGATATTTCAGAAAAAGAGGAAATTATTGAAACTGGAAGCAATCCCAATCTTCCTGATGAATTAACTCCTTCAGGTTTTGTTTCCATAATGAGGGGATGCAATAATTTTTGCACTTATTGTATTGTGCCTTTTGTAAGGGGACGGGAAAAAAGCAGAAACCCTGATGAAATAATATCTGAAATAAAACGCAGAGCCCTTAAAGGGATGAAGGAAATTACTCTTCTTGGACAAAATGTCAATAGTTATGGAAAGTCTGGAGGTATGCCTGATTTTCCTGATCTTTTATATTTGGTAAGTGAAATTGAAGAAATAGAAAGAATCCGGTTTGCCACTTCACATCCAAAAGATCTTTCTTCCAAGCTTGTTGATTGTTTTAAAAATATAGAAAAACTTTGCAGACATTTTCATATACCGGTTCAGGCAGGCTCAGACAAAATACTTTCTGCCATGAATAGAAAATACAGTGTAAAGGATTATCTTGAAAAAATAGCTGCCCTAAGAAAAGCATGTCCTGGAATTGAGCTCAGCACAGATATAATAGTGGGGTTTCCCGGAGAAACAGAAGCTGAGTTTAATCAGACCTTAAATCTTTTAAAAGAAGTTTCTTATGATAATGTTTTTGCCTTTGCTTATTCTGACAGGCCTGGAACAAAAGCTTCTTCCTTTGAAGATAAAATTGAGCTTAAAATAAAAAAAGAAAGGCTTAACAAGCTTTTAGATATTCAAAAGGAAATTACAAAAAAGAAAAATATGGATTTCCAGGATAAAATTGTCAGTGTTTTGGTTGAAAGGCAAAGCTGTCAGGAAAATAAACTTTCTCTATCAGGAAGAACCTTTGGAAACAGAATAGTTCATCTTCAAGAAGATTTGGGGTCTTTGGATGAAATTAAATTGTTCAAAGGCAAAATTGTTGATGTTAAAATTAAAAAAACCCTTGGACATTCTCTTAAGGGAGAGCTTTTGGAAACTTTCTAG
- a CDS encoding bifunctional nuclease family protein, translated as MIYEMEVAGMGIDSESQSPVLLLRQISGGDPVPILIGLFEAASIVMALKDEIPQRPMTHDLFCNFIKDLGMYVEKITIYDFKNGVYYSNIYYKSKKAPDFRLQTDSRPSDAVALALRFKAPVFMDEKVIAKAGESFSLEHSDDFDGSEPVDKSEEGKKWAEYLKNLSDDEFGKYKI; from the coding sequence ATGATATATGAAATGGAAGTAGCGGGAATGGGAATTGATTCTGAATCTCAATCGCCTGTTCTTCTTCTCAGGCAAATCAGCGGGGGAGATCCTGTTCCTATTTTGATCGGTCTTTTTGAGGCGGCCTCAATTGTAATGGCTTTAAAAGATGAGATTCCCCAGCGTCCCATGACCCATGATCTTTTTTGTAATTTTATAAAAGATCTGGGAATGTATGTAGAAAAAATTACAATTTATGATTTCAAAAACGGGGTGTATTATTCAAATATTTATTATAAAAGTAAAAAAGCTCCTGATTTTAGACTCCAGACAGATTCAAGGCCAAGTGATGCTGTAGCTCTTGCCTTAAGATTTAAGGCTCCTGTTTTTATGGATGAAAAAGTTATAGCAAAGGCTGGTGAAAGTTTTAGTCTTGAACATAGTGATGATTTTGATGGTTCAGAGCCTGTTGATAAAAGCGAAGAAGGCAAAAAGTGGGCTGAGTATCTAAAAAATCTTTCTGATGATGAGTTTGGAAAATACAAGATTTAA
- a CDS encoding polyhydroxyalkanoate synthesis regulator DNA-binding domain-containing protein, producing METVLVKKYANRRLYDTVQSKYVIIQELREIIKSGKMVRVIDVNTEEDVTAFILTQILLEEAKKKNALLPESLLHLIICYGDNVLSDFFERYLQKVINNYLHQKSMFDEQFGKMLDLGMDISGMAKKTMDGMTPFKPFMDFFNTNDKKTKK from the coding sequence ATGGAAACTGTTCTTGTAAAAAAATATGCCAATAGAAGACTCTATGACACAGTTCAAAGTAAATATGTGATTATTCAGGAGTTAAGAGAGATCATAAAGTCAGGTAAAATGGTCAGGGTTATAGATGTAAACACTGAAGAGGATGTTACAGCTTTTATTCTCACTCAAATCCTTTTGGAAGAGGCAAAAAAGAAAAATGCCCTTTTACCCGAATCTCTTCTTCATCTTATTATTTGTTATGGGGATAATGTTTTGAGTGATTTTTTTGAAAGGTATCTTCAAAAGGTAATTAATAATTATCTTCATCAAAAATCAATGTTTGATGAACAATTTGGCAAAATGCTTGATCTGGGTATGGATATTTCAGGGATGGCTAAAAAAACCATGGATGGAATGACTCCTTTTAAGCCGTTTATGGATTTTTTTAATACAAATGATAAAAAAACAAAAAAATAA
- a CDS encoding substrate-binding domain-containing protein encodes MYKRAFRRFFFFTIFFIFSVFLSNLYAENKLKFSCSAQIAEALGKDVLEILKDKRGIVFDLRIVSSATALNRLENGFSEIAAVTLPISFEMLEKGYVSIPFCKDPLVIIVNKSCPADSVKSVQVRKIFSGNISNWKELGGDDFEITKIIPCKDTGAFKNFERLFMGLKPVAYDFMSYSSVDTIKGVGSIEGGISFISHGAAVKSDKIKILNIDKKSALSGKYDYFQTFTFVTKGRPSEASKELIDVALSKSGQEIMKQKGMVPIFTGQ; translated from the coding sequence ATGTACAAAAGAGCTTTTCGCCGGTTTTTCTTTTTTACGATTTTTTTTATTTTTTCAGTTTTTTTATCAAATCTTTATGCCGAGAACAAATTAAAGTTTAGCTGTTCTGCCCAGATAGCTGAAGCCCTTGGCAAAGATGTCCTTGAAATTTTGAAAGACAAAAGAGGAATAGTTTTTGACTTGAGAATAGTTTCTTCTGCTACTGCCTTAAACAGGCTTGAGAACGGCTTTTCAGAAATAGCTGCAGTTACCCTGCCCATTTCTTTTGAAATGCTGGAAAAAGGATATGTTTCAATACCTTTTTGTAAAGATCCTCTTGTTATAATAGTCAATAAATCTTGTCCTGCTGACTCGGTTAAATCAGTTCAGGTTAGAAAGATTTTTTCAGGCAATATTTCAAACTGGAAAGAACTGGGCGGTGATGATTTTGAAATTACAAAAATTATCCCCTGCAAGGACACAGGTGCTTTCAAAAACTTTGAAAGACTTTTTATGGGTTTGAAGCCGGTTGCCTATGATTTTATGAGCTATTCTTCAGTTGATACAATCAAAGGTGTTGGCTCAATTGAGGGAGGCATCTCTTTTATCTCCCATGGAGCCGCTGTAAAATCAGATAAAATTAAAATCCTTAATATAGATAAAAAGTCAGCCTTGAGTGGTAAATATGATTATTTTCAGACTTTTACCTTTGTAACAAAGGGTAGGCCTTCCGAAGCCTCAAAGGAACTTATTGATGTGGCTCTTTCTAAATCAGGGCAGGAAATTATGAAGCAAAAAGGGATGGTTCCAATTTTTACAGGCCAATAA
- a CDS encoding response regulator, producing MENVKIMVVENNPMVNSLIKDVMMFCVNREIMSFSSDDEAIRYMQSSGIVPDLVISRYKNQGVSPGKIVGYIKAKNKKSIFVFSSDAENDKERVQKDGGDAFLSIPFSISDLFKIVDDFVVG from the coding sequence ATGGAAAATGTAAAGATCATGGTTGTGGAAAACAATCCTATGGTTAATTCTCTGATAAAAGATGTGATGATGTTTTGTGTCAATAGGGAGATAATGTCATTTTCTAGTGATGATGAAGCAATAAGATATATGCAAAGCTCCGGAATTGTCCCAGACCTTGTTATTTCCAGGTATAAAAATCAAGGGGTGAGTCCGGGAAAAATTGTAGGTTATATAAAAGCCAAAAATAAAAAATCGATTTTTGTTTTTTCATCTGATGCTGAAAATGATAAGGAAAGAGTACAAAAAGATGGTGGCGATGCTTTTTTGTCCATTCCTTTTTCTATTTCAGATCTTTTTAAAATAGTTGATGATTTTGTTGTTGGCTGA
- the hisC gene encoding histidinol-phosphate transaminase: MKIDPPEYIKKIKPYKAGKPIEELEREYGIKNAVKLASNENPLGPSPMAVKAVKEFAFQLNRYPDSSGYELSAKISSKFNLPFENIVLGNGSDDIIALLCKAFVNETKNVIMPDPGFLMYEISTRSEGGTPVKVPLKNLCLDLDKMADLCNENTAIVFITNPNNPTGSFISKEKFEEFLNKIPPNVIVASDEAYMEFSELSYFSWELIEKHENLVSMRTFSKAYGLAGLRIGYGVMNPFISGILNKIRQPFNTSLIAQKAALAALDDDEFLLKTRNLVFSERKKLSEEFQKMGLLSFKTDANFILVDLGRSADDVYEKLLQKGVITRSMSSYGYPQYLRVTIGLEDENLLLVNSLKEVLIS, encoded by the coding sequence ATGAAGATAGATCCACCAGAATATATTAAAAAAATAAAACCCTATAAGGCAGGAAAACCAATTGAAGAGCTTGAAAGAGAATATGGAATTAAAAATGCAGTAAAGCTTGCTTCAAATGAAAACCCTCTTGGCCCTTCTCCAATGGCGGTAAAGGCAGTTAAAGAATTTGCTTTCCAACTCAATAGATATCCTGACAGCTCTGGATATGAACTTTCAGCCAAAATTTCTTCAAAATTTAATCTTCCCTTTGAAAATATAGTTTTAGGAAACGGTTCAGATGATATAATTGCTCTTTTGTGCAAAGCTTTTGTCAATGAAACCAAAAATGTTATCATGCCTGACCCTGGATTTTTAATGTATGAAATCTCCACAAGATCAGAAGGGGGAACTCCAGTTAAGGTACCTTTGAAAAACCTTTGTCTTGATCTTGATAAAATGGCAGATCTTTGCAATGAAAATACAGCTATTGTTTTTATAACAAATCCCAACAATCCAACCGGAAGCTTTATTTCAAAGGAAAAGTTTGAAGAGTTTTTAAATAAAATTCCCCCAAATGTAATTGTTGCTTCAGATGAAGCTTATATGGAGTTTTCTGAGTTATCTTATTTTTCTTGGGAACTGATAGAAAAACATGAAAATCTTGTATCCATGAGAACTTTTTCAAAGGCATATGGTTTGGCTGGTTTAAGAATTGGGTATGGAGTTATGAATCCTTTTATTTCCGGGATTTTAAATAAGATAAGACAGCCTTTTAATACAAGCCTTATTGCTCAAAAGGCCGCTTTGGCAGCCTTAGATGATGATGAGTTTCTTTTAAAAACAAGAAATCTTGTTTTTAGTGAAAGAAAAAAACTTTCAGAAGAATTTCAAAAAATGGGACTTCTTTCTTTTAAAACAGATGCAAATTTTATTTTGGTTGATCTTGGAAGGTCAGCAGATGATGTTTATGAAAAGCTTTTGCAAAAAGGAGTAATTACAAGATCCATGAGTTCTTATGGTTATCCCCAGTATTTAAGGGTGACAATAGGTCTTGAAGACGAAAATCTTTTATTGGTCAATTCCCTTAAAGAGGTTTTAATTAGTTGA
- the cmk gene encoding (d)CMP kinase — protein sequence MKKHIITIDGPAAAGKTTISRSISKELGFLYVDTGAIYRALALFMKNKMIDFEDKTKVEENLFAKIRPKGEKVFLDNKDVSSFIRTEEISMGASIISSYEKVRSYLLNVQRYISLEFDCVFEGRDMGTRVFPEAEFKFYLDADLEIRARRRFSQLKEIDENSVYETIYNDLKKRDLQDMTRKHSPLKPAPDSVVIDSTSIDLDQVCEKMLKVIRSSIS from the coding sequence TTGAAAAAACACATAATAACCATTGACGGTCCTGCTGCGGCAGGAAAAACTACAATAAGCAGGTCTATTTCAAAAGAGCTTGGTTTTTTGTATGTTGATACAGGTGCCATATATAGAGCTCTTGCCTTGTTCATGAAAAACAAGATGATAGATTTTGAGGATAAAACAAAGGTAGAAGAAAATCTTTTTGCTAAGATAAGGCCAAAAGGTGAAAAAGTTTTTTTAGATAACAAAGATGTTTCATCATTTATCCGAACTGAAGAAATATCCATGGGAGCATCCATAATTTCTTCCTATGAAAAAGTCAGAAGCTATCTTCTAAATGTCCAAAGATATATAAGCTTAGAATTCGATTGTGTTTTTGAAGGAAGGGATATGGGAACAAGGGTTTTTCCTGAAGCTGAATTTAAGTTTTATCTTGACGCAGATCTGGAAATCAGGGCCAGGAGAAGGTTTTCTCAACTTAAGGAAATAGATGAAAACTCAGTTTACGAAACTATTTACAATGATCTTAAAAAACGTGATCTTCAGGATATGACAAGGAAACATTCTCCGCTGAAACCCGCTCCTGATTCAGTGGTTATAGATTCTACTTCAATTGATCTTGATCAAGTCTGTGAAAAAATGCTCAAAGTCATAAGGTCGTCGATTTCATAA
- a CDS encoding 30S ribosomal protein S1: protein MANDNLETQDKFEEVETMEELLELYEDSFSRFQEGEVVTGKVISVGRDSVVVDIGYKSEGVVPAEEFKDENGEITVEKGDKVEVMIEFWDEDEEEVVLSKEKAEKQKVWDEIAEIHEQDGVVEGIIINRVKGGFSVDIGVQAFLPGSQADLRPIKNMDVMVGKKFKFKVLKFNKRRSNIVLSRRVILESQRQEQRAATLEELEVGKVMPGTVKNITEYGVFIDLGGVDGLLHITDISWGRVKHPSELFALGDEIEVKILSYDLEKERVSLGMKQLTPDPWETAAEHYPVESKVNGRVVSLTDYGAFVELEEGIEGLIHVSEMSWTKKVKHPSKMVSVGEEVEAIVLDLKPESRRISLGMKQVEPNPWDLISDKYPVGTIIEGKIKNITDFGLFIGIEDDIDGLVHISDISWTKRIKHPGEVYKKGDTVQAVVLDIDKENERFSLGIKQTQPDPWESAPETYKVGSKISGKITNITDFGIFVELEEGVEGLVHISEVENEKKDLSKEYETGSELEAKVMNVNTEERRIGLSVKRLGMDDDEAILKDYIKKIEDVPTSTFGEILRENIEEKIKEKEEARNSKK from the coding sequence ATGGCAAATGACAATTTAGAAACGCAAGACAAATTTGAAGAAGTAGAAACAATGGAAGAGCTTCTTGAACTGTATGAAGACAGCTTCAGCAGGTTTCAAGAAGGCGAAGTGGTAACCGGTAAGGTTATCTCAGTTGGCAGGGATTCTGTAGTCGTTGATATTGGCTACAAATCTGAGGGTGTGGTTCCTGCTGAGGAATTCAAAGATGAAAACGGCGAAATTACTGTTGAAAAAGGTGATAAAGTCGAAGTAATGATTGAATTCTGGGATGAGGACGAAGAAGAGGTTGTCCTTTCCAAAGAAAAAGCCGAAAAGCAAAAAGTCTGGGATGAAATTGCAGAAATTCATGAACAGGACGGAGTTGTTGAAGGTATTATAATTAACAGAGTTAAAGGCGGTTTTTCTGTTGACATCGGAGTACAGGCATTCCTTCCAGGTTCACAGGCTGATCTTCGTCCTATCAAGAACATGGACGTTATGGTAGGCAAAAAATTCAAGTTCAAGGTTCTTAAATTCAATAAACGCAGAAGTAATATTGTTCTTTCAAGAAGAGTAATTCTTGAATCCCAGAGACAGGAACAAAGAGCTGCTACTCTTGAAGAGCTAGAAGTTGGAAAAGTAATGCCCGGTACAGTCAAGAATATCACCGAATATGGTGTTTTTATCGATCTTGGCGGAGTTGACGGACTTTTGCATATCACAGATATTTCCTGGGGAAGAGTCAAGCATCCTTCAGAGCTTTTTGCTCTTGGTGATGAAATTGAAGTTAAGATTCTTTCCTATGACCTTGAGAAAGAAAGAGTTTCTCTTGGTATGAAGCAACTTACCCCTGATCCATGGGAAACTGCTGCAGAACATTATCCTGTAGAAAGCAAAGTTAATGGAAGGGTTGTAAGTCTTACAGATTACGGTGCTTTTGTAGAACTTGAAGAAGGAATTGAAGGTCTTATCCATGTTTCAGAAATGTCATGGACAAAAAAAGTAAAGCATCCTTCTAAAATGGTTTCAGTTGGTGAAGAAGTTGAGGCTATTGTTCTTGACCTTAAGCCGGAAAGCCGCAGAATTTCACTTGGAATGAAGCAGGTTGAGCCAAACCCCTGGGATCTTATCAGTGACAAGTATCCTGTTGGAACAATCATTGAAGGCAAAATCAAAAACATTACAGACTTTGGTCTTTTCATAGGAATTGAAGACGATATTGACGGACTTGTCCATATATCTGATATTTCCTGGACAAAAAGAATCAAGCATCCTGGCGAAGTATACAAAAAAGGTGATACTGTTCAGGCAGTTGTTCTTGATATTGACAAGGAAAATGAAAGATTCTCACTGGGAATCAAGCAGACCCAGCCTGATCCGTGGGAAAGTGCTCCTGAGACCTATAAAGTGGGTTCAAAGATCAGCGGTAAAATAACAAATATCACTGATTTTGGTATTTTTGTTGAGCTTGAAGAAGGGGTTGAAGGTCTTGTTCATATTTCTGAAGTTGAAAATGAGAAAAAAGATCTTTCCAAAGAATATGAAACAGGCTCAGAGCTTGAAGCTAAAGTAATGAATGTCAATACTGAGGAAAGAAGAATAGGTCTTTCAGTCAAGCGCCTTGGAATGGATGATGATGAAGCTATTCTAAAGGATTATATCAAAAAGATTGAAGATGTTCCTACTTCTACATTTGGTGAAATCCTCAGGGAAAATATTGAGGAAAAAATCAAGGAAAAAGAAGAAGCAAGAAATAGCAAGAAATAG
- the sppA gene encoding signal peptide peptidase SppA: MFSRRHPYLFFLLTFTLIICSASIIISLISGASKLTSKKTGKHNIGVIEISGIIFESESVLKNLKNFRERKDIEAVLLRINSPGGGVAPSQEIYESVKRLSEKKKVIASLGSVAASGGYYIASAADKIITNPGTITGSIGVIMEYTNIQEVLDKIGISPVVIKSGKFKDTGSPTRSLREEEKEFLQNFIDKIHLKFVEDVALGRNMDKEKLMKYADGRIISGADAVLYGLADMTGNFESALDYTAKEAGIKNNDYNLVYPPKAKFSFLKEILNESISRFTEVVFENTSTFSLK; the protein is encoded by the coding sequence ATGTTTTCAAGAAGACATCCCTATCTTTTTTTTCTTTTGACCTTTACTTTAATAATATGTTCAGCATCCATAATTATTTCCCTTATTTCGGGAGCATCCAAACTTACTTCCAAAAAAACAGGTAAACACAATATAGGCGTTATCGAAATAAGCGGAATAATTTTTGAGTCTGAATCTGTATTAAAAAATCTTAAAAATTTTAGGGAAAGAAAAGATATTGAGGCGGTTTTATTAAGAATTAATTCTCCCGGAGGCGGAGTTGCCCCTTCCCAGGAAATTTATGAATCAGTGAAAAGACTTTCAGAGAAAAAAAAGGTAATCGCCTCCCTTGGAAGCGTTGCTGCTTCAGGAGGATATTATATTGCATCTGCAGCTGATAAAATAATAACAAATCCGGGTACAATCACAGGAAGTATAGGTGTAATAATGGAATACACCAATATTCAAGAAGTGCTGGATAAAATAGGAATATCTCCTGTGGTTATAAAAAGTGGAAAATTTAAGGATACAGGATCTCCAACCCGCAGCTTAAGAGAAGAAGAAAAAGAGTTTCTTCAAAATTTTATTGATAAAATTCACCTTAAATTCGTAGAAGATGTTGCCTTAGGCAGAAATATGGATAAAGAAAAACTTATGAAATATGCTGATGGAAGAATTATTTCAGGAGCTGACGCTGTTTTATACGGACTTGCGGATATGACAGGAAATTTTGAATCTGCCTTAGATTATACTGCAAAAGAGGCAGGAATAAAAAACAATGACTATAATCTTGTATATCCTCCAAAAGCAAAGTTTTCATTTTTAAAGGAGATTTTAAACGAGTCAATTTCCAGGTTTACCGAGGTTGTTTTTGAAAATACAAGCACTTTCAGTCTTAAATAG